The Cupriavidus sp. EM10 genome includes a region encoding these proteins:
- a CDS encoding ShlB/FhaC/HecB family hemolysin secretion/activation protein, whose amino-acid sequence MIFGDLSQLSMRKTFHAAGRRAGVVVSSSFVFGLASMPAARAASPGDRAVPNSVIEQRQAQQQDANRQRAMERPDALSPISGAAIASTQGPLILPPEIPCFPIQRVEWKGAEAFPWLVAEADILVSQCAGATGLQKIRDYFAARLVSEGYVTTRVLIPEQNLSTGLLQLHVVAGRIGEVKADQSVGWWRTALPTGPGGLLNQRDLDQATENVRRLQGQADAMIDLVPGAHTGDADLVLKPGSGKRWHGSISADNGGIDNTGKYQLGGSLTLDSPLFLYDSLTLSGNTNANFGNGAAGTRSSSASYNVPLGYWSLFVNASQSRYKQTVAGFVDDIVYGGSNRQMEAGVGYVAFRNAAARTSLFGKLYRKVANSTINDRDLSVQHRDLVGFEIGASHRHYVGASVVDIGTSWRQALPSHSRATGVVLGQPEWDGRSQILMANAALTLPFTAAAQRLRYQGSMRMQYASTRILPSDYFVIGNRYAVRGFDEQLTLSAENGVAMRNDLAWKIGDSGQEAFVGFDMGHVSGPSAEFLVGRTLMGAVVGARGRWRLGGLAGLTYELTLGTPVKKPANFRTRRPNIAAQVALEL is encoded by the coding sequence GTGATCTTCGGCGACCTATCCCAATTGTCTATGCGCAAAACGTTCCACGCGGCGGGCCGCAGGGCTGGCGTTGTTGTTTCGTCTTCATTCGTTTTCGGGCTCGCATCCATGCCGGCGGCCAGGGCAGCGTCTCCAGGGGATCGTGCAGTGCCCAACAGCGTCATCGAGCAACGCCAGGCGCAACAGCAGGATGCCAACCGGCAGCGGGCGATGGAACGGCCCGACGCGCTCTCTCCAATTAGCGGTGCCGCCATCGCCTCCACGCAAGGGCCGTTGATACTTCCGCCTGAAATCCCGTGCTTCCCGATCCAGCGTGTGGAGTGGAAAGGTGCCGAGGCCTTTCCATGGCTGGTGGCCGAAGCCGATATTCTCGTTTCGCAATGCGCGGGCGCGACGGGATTGCAGAAGATTCGGGATTATTTTGCGGCGAGGCTGGTGAGCGAAGGCTATGTCACCACGCGGGTCCTGATCCCCGAACAGAATCTTTCCACCGGCCTTCTGCAATTGCATGTCGTGGCGGGGCGCATCGGCGAGGTGAAGGCCGATCAATCGGTCGGATGGTGGCGCACGGCGCTGCCGACCGGCCCGGGTGGCCTGCTCAATCAGCGCGACCTCGACCAGGCCACCGAGAATGTCCGGCGGTTGCAAGGGCAGGCGGATGCCATGATCGACCTGGTGCCCGGAGCGCACACTGGCGACGCCGATCTGGTGCTGAAGCCTGGCAGCGGCAAACGCTGGCATGGATCGATATCGGCGGACAACGGCGGCATCGATAACACGGGAAAGTATCAGCTCGGCGGCTCGCTGACCCTGGATTCGCCGCTGTTCCTTTACGACAGCCTGACCCTCTCCGGCAATACCAATGCGAACTTCGGCAACGGCGCGGCGGGTACGCGTTCCTCGTCGGCCAGCTACAACGTCCCCCTTGGCTATTGGAGCCTGTTCGTCAACGCCAGCCAGTCGCGCTACAAGCAGACCGTAGCCGGTTTCGTGGACGATATCGTCTATGGCGGCAGCAATCGCCAGATGGAAGCCGGCGTCGGCTACGTCGCGTTCCGCAATGCCGCAGCCAGGACCAGTCTGTTCGGCAAGTTGTACCGCAAGGTGGCGAACAGCACGATCAACGACCGGGACCTGTCCGTCCAGCATCGGGACCTTGTTGGATTCGAGATCGGGGCGTCTCACCGCCACTACGTTGGCGCCAGCGTCGTCGACATCGGCACGTCATGGCGCCAGGCGCTACCGAGCCATTCCAGGGCGACGGGCGTTGTGCTGGGTCAGCCCGAATGGGACGGCCGTTCGCAGATATTGATGGCCAACGCCGCGCTGACGCTGCCGTTCACGGCCGCCGCACAGCGCTTGCGCTACCAGGGTTCGATGCGGATGCAGTACGCGTCCACCCGCATCCTGCCGTCGGACTATTTCGTGATCGGCAACCGCTACGCCGTGCGCGGCTTCGACGAGCAACTGACGCTGTCCGCCGAGAACGGCGTGGCGATGCGCAATGACCTGGCGTGGAAAATTGGCGATTCGGGGCAGGAGGCGTTTGTCGGCTTCGATATGGGCCATGTCAGCGGCCCGTCCGCCGAATTCCTGGTCGGGCGCACGCTGATGGGCGCCGTGGTCGGCGCGCGAGGCCGGTGGCGGCTTGGGGGTCTGGCGGGATTGACCTATGAACTGACACTCGGCACGCCGGTGAAGAAGCCGGCGAATTTTCGTACGCGGCGCCCCAATATCGCGGCACAGGTGGCGCTGGAGTTGTGA